Proteins encoded together in one Nostoc sp. PCC 7524 window:
- a CDS encoding alpha/beta hydrolase: MQLITIPPANSQAPVGLVVTLHGWGANADDVASLVPHLDLPNYQFVLPNAPYPYPYSDLGRAWYDLRIENIYQGLAESRQLLTDFLLSLEGSYGVPLSRTILSGFSQGGAMTLDVGSKLPLAALVVMSGYLHPDAINANKNNCPQTLIMHGRRDEVVPLQAAIKARETVESLGVTVQYHEFNTGHEINLQMLDVARKFMMNAIA, from the coding sequence TTGCAATTGATTACCATTCCTCCAGCTAATTCTCAAGCTCCTGTCGGCTTAGTTGTCACCTTACATGGTTGGGGTGCTAACGCTGATGATGTTGCATCTTTAGTGCCACATCTTGACTTACCTAATTACCAATTTGTACTTCCTAATGCACCCTATCCTTATCCATATTCTGATTTAGGAAGGGCATGGTATGACCTGAGAATTGAGAATATTTATCAAGGATTAGCAGAAAGTCGGCAACTACTCACAGATTTTTTGTTGTCTTTAGAAGGTAGCTATGGTGTGCCTTTATCTCGCACGATTTTGAGTGGATTTTCTCAAGGGGGGGCAATGACTTTAGATGTTGGCTCAAAGTTACCCCTAGCAGCTTTAGTTGTCATGAGTGGGTATTTACATCCTGATGCCATCAATGCAAATAAAAATAATTGTCCGCAGACTTTAATTATGCACGGTAGGCGTGATGAAGTTGTACCTCTACAAGCAGCTATTAAAGCGAGAGAAACAGTAGAATCCTTGGGGGTTACAGTTCAATATCATGAGTTTAATACAGGTCATGAAATTAATTTGCAAATGTTAGATGTGGCACGGAAATTTATGATGAATGCCATTGCTTAG
- the glyQ gene encoding glycine--tRNA ligase subunit alpha: MNFQSVIATLHQFWGESLSERPGGQRGCLIAQPYDIEKGAGTKNPHTFLRALGPEPWAVAYVEPCRRPTDGRYGENPNRFQHYYQYQVLIKPSPDNIQEIYLDSLRALGIRPEDHDIRFVEDNWEDATVGAWGTGWEVWLDGMEITQFTYFQQCGGIDCRPVSIEITYGLERLAMYLQEVEAITKIHWTDDITYGDVFLQNEIEQSTYNFEASNPEMLLTLFNLYEQEANQLTERGLVLPSLDYIMKCSHTFNLLDARGVISVTERTRYIARIRHLARKVAHLYVEQREKLGFPLLKNALVAQ, from the coding sequence GTGAATTTTCAGTCGGTAATAGCTACACTGCATCAGTTCTGGGGCGAGTCTCTTTCAGAGAGACCTGGCGGTCAACGCGGTTGCTTGATTGCCCAGCCCTATGACATTGAGAAGGGAGCAGGTACGAAAAATCCCCATACGTTTTTAAGGGCATTGGGGCCTGAGCCTTGGGCTGTGGCTTACGTTGAACCATGCCGTCGTCCTACAGATGGACGCTATGGTGAAAATCCTAATCGTTTCCAGCACTATTATCAGTACCAAGTTTTGATTAAGCCTTCACCAGACAATATCCAAGAGATTTATCTTGATTCTTTGAGGGCTTTGGGTATTCGTCCGGAAGATCATGATATTCGGTTTGTGGAAGATAACTGGGAAGATGCAACTGTAGGTGCGTGGGGTACGGGTTGGGAAGTTTGGTTAGATGGGATGGAAATTACTCAATTTACTTACTTCCAGCAGTGTGGGGGTATTGATTGCCGTCCGGTTTCGATTGAAATTACATACGGTTTAGAGCGATTAGCGATGTATCTCCAAGAGGTAGAGGCGATTACGAAGATTCATTGGACGGACGATATTACTTATGGAGATGTTTTTCTGCAAAATGAGATTGAGCAGAGTACCTACAACTTTGAAGCGTCAAATCCTGAGATGCTCCTAACTCTGTTTAATTTGTATGAGCAGGAGGCTAATCAATTGACAGAGCGTGGTTTAGTCTTACCAAGTTTGGATTACATCATGAAGTGTTCACACACTTTTAACTTACTGGATGCTAGAGGCGTAATTTCTGTAACCGAGAGAACTCGCTATATTGCCAGGATTCGACATTTGGCGCGGAAGGTTGCTCATTTATATGTTGAGCAAAGGGAAAAGTTGGGTTTCCCTTTGTTGAAGAATGCCTTAGTTGCACAGTAG
- a CDS encoding DUF4079 domain-containing protein, which produces MVNWSEVLEPIAAWFRSLGVPEPIVHWGHPAMMAIVIFVVGSFVGVTGWRGKLLEDKDKDAALRSRISHRQLAPWLFIFLAGGYTGGVLSLVMQHQPLFASPHFWTGSLVLLLLLINGVISLSGFAGNKKALRAAHAYLGSVTLGILLLHAVLGFNLGISL; this is translated from the coding sequence ATGGTGAATTGGAGTGAAGTTCTAGAACCGATCGCGGCTTGGTTTCGTTCTCTGGGAGTTCCTGAACCGATTGTGCATTGGGGACATCCGGCGATGATGGCGATCGTTATTTTTGTTGTGGGTAGTTTTGTCGGGGTGACAGGTTGGAGAGGAAAACTACTTGAGGATAAAGATAAAGATGCGGCTCTGAGAAGTCGGATTTCTCATCGTCAATTAGCACCGTGGCTGTTTATATTCCTAGCAGGTGGTTATACTGGCGGAGTTCTGTCTTTAGTGATGCAGCATCAACCACTGTTTGCAAGTCCTCATTTTTGGACTGGTTCATTGGTACTATTACTGTTGCTAATTAATGGCGTGATTTCTTTGAGTGGTTTTGCGGGAAATAAAAAAGCTTTACGTGCAGCTCATGCTTATTTGGGTAGCGTGACACTTGGTATTTTATTGCTCCATGCAGTTTTAGGATTTAACTTGGGTATCTCTTTATAG